Below is a genomic region from Mycolicibacter hiberniae.
CTGAAGTTTCGCGACGGGGCGCACTTCGCCGCCCTTGACGGCGGTTCGGTGACCCTGGCTCTGGCGACCGCGGTCGACCACCCCATCCACGGGCAGGTGGTGGTCGGCATCAAGACCGACGACGTCGACGGTGCGGCAAAGGCCATCGAAGCCAGCGGCGGCGGCATTGTGAAAGGCCCCTACGACGATGCCCATGAGCGTCGGGCCGTGGTCTACGACAACAAGGGCAACGGACTGGTTTTCTATAAGCCGTTGGCGCGGTAGGGGGATTTCCCTTTAGTCGCCGCGCTGCATTCGACCGGTGTGTCGCCGGATTCGAGTTTAACATCCGGATTGTGACGATGACACCGCCACCGTGGCCTGCGCCGCCGCCCGCCCAGTCACGGGGGCGGTCAACAGCGATAGTTGCGGTGGTTGCTGCGTTGTTGGCCGCAGCCGCGTTGATAGTGGCAGTTGTTTCTCTGACCCGATCGGCGCCGGCCGCACTACCGGGTTTCACATCAGCACAGAAGGCCGATGCGAAGGACCGGCTCTGCGCTCGTTACAAGCTTGCAGCCAACGCGGAGCACATCGAGACGAACACGTCCAATAACATTGCGCTCGCGCGCCTCTCGGCAACCAATGGTGCACTGATCCTTGAGACGGCTGCGATGGACCCCGCCTTGGACCTCCAGTACCGCGACGCGGCAAAAGCTCTGGCACTCAGTTATCAGACTCTCGTCGCCGTGGCCACTGGCAGCGAGGAGGATGACCCGCAGCTAGGTGCAGCGATCAACGACGCGAACGCTAAAGTTCGCGTGATGCATGAGCTCTGCGGCGATTAATCCAGCGCCCCAGGTCTCTGTAATTGCGCTGGCGACTAAACGCGGTTCTAGCCCGGATGTAAACGCAGAATCGCGTCGCGGGCTACCATCCGCACTGTGACGATGACACCACCGCCTTGGCCCGCGCCGCCGCCTGGTCGACCCAGTGGCCGGCCGATCGCCGCGCTAACCATCGGCCTTATCGCCACCGCTGTAGTGGCTATAGCGGGCGTTCTCATTAGCCTCAACCGGCCCGCCCCGCCCGTGGCCACGTACTCCACCGGCGAGAGGGCTGCGGCAAAAGTACAGTTCTGCGAGAGATACCGACTGGCTGTTCGCGCTTCCCAAATCGATACAGCCCCAGGCGGCGAGATTGCTTTGGCGCGTATTGCCATGGTCAATGGTGCCCAGATACTCGAAACGGCGGTTGCCGATCCATCGCTTGACGCCAGTCTCCGCGACGCTGGACAAGCGTTGGCACTGTCCTTCCAAACCCAGGCAGCATTGGCCAGCATCGAAACCGGCATGTCGGCGACATGGCAGCAAATAGTTGACGACACGAACGCTAAAGATCGAGCGGTGAAGGCGCTGTGCGGTGAGTGAGCACATAGATGGCCAGCTACGGCAGGTCGTGTAATGAGCAGTTCTCGGCTCCGGCGCCGGCACATCGAGTTACGATCCGCGATGTGAGCGTCTCGCCGCAGCCCTGGTCTGCAGCGCCACCAGCGCCCCCGCCCCGCCAGCTGGGTATCGTTTTCCCCTACTCAGTACCGCCTTGACGGTGGTGGCCCTGGTGGTAGCCGTCGCGGCATTTGCCCGGGCTACGCCCCGCCCGACTTATACCGCTGCAGAGAAGGCGGCAGCTGGGGAAAAGCTATGCAACCAGTACAAACTCGCGGGGCGCGCTGCGCACGTCGAAACCCGAGCCGACGGGGATACCGCACTGGCGAGGATTTCCATGGTCAACGGAGCGCTCATCCTTGAGACTGCCGCCTCAGACCCGGCCATAGACTCAAAATACCGCGAAGCCGCCCGCGAACTGGCGGATTCCTACCGAACAATGGCAGCTTCAGGCAGCATTGGCGGTCCGGACGAATACCAGGATCTGATTAACATCACGAACGCCAAGTTATCAACAATGAAATCCCTGTGCGGCGACTGAGCGAACCAGCCGCCCACGCCGCGTGGACCAGGATTTCTTCAGCCGCGCTGCGCGCCACCAAATGAACGTGAGCGCGGTGCCCGGGCGCAGTCTATATTCGCGACGTGAACACGAATTCGCCGCATTTGCCTGCATCACTTCCCCCCGCCCGCGCGGGGCGCCCGGCCATAGCGCTCGCGGCGTTAGCGGTCCTGATTTCAGCCACGGCATTGATGGTCGCGCTCACCCGGCCGTCAGAAGGTGCGGAGCGGCCCTTCACGGCTACTCAGAGGGCTGACGCGAAGGACCATCTCTGCCGCAGTTACAGGCTGGCAGCCCACGCGGAACATATCGAGACCAATATGCCGGACAACGCAGCACTCGGGCGTCTGTCTGCTACCAATGGCGCATTGATCCTTCAAACTGCCGCAGCCGACCCAGCTGTTGAAACCAAATATCGCGATGCAGCCCGCAACCTCGCACTCAGCTATCAAAAGCTCGTTGCGATTGCTACCGGTAGAAACGCTAATGACCCGGAAATCACTGATGCGATCGCGGACGCGAACGCCAAAGACAGAGTGATGGTGGAGCTGTGTGGAGAGTGACGCCACTTAACGGCCAATCGGC
It encodes:
- a CDS encoding VOC family protein gives rise to the protein MIVLSTDNLDESIKFYSETLGMPLKFRDGAHFAALDGGSVTLALATAVDHPIHGQVVVGIKTDDVDGAAKAIEASGGGIVKGPYDDAHERRAVVYDNKGNGLVFYKPLAR